The following are from one region of the Rhodopirellula sp. P2 genome:
- a CDS encoding glycosyltransferase family 4 protein, whose protein sequence is MFKKFFEKIGTLIGRDPNAQNRSFSLQEVQRILDQHHAALLELYGVPIEELRARLLRHRILDDTSSAGNSLSNSPANERAFGGDWAIFTPLPPTTSGISDYAAELAPSLASRLNATYIIADDAPAPDPNLFGFAVQRLSEWKSNQERDRATPRLYHLGNSSIHDYILQEAMQQPGVVVLHDRVLHHLFEQTTLRRGDSHTFKKFALEHHGPLGAMIADLAERELSGDAFRFGLPLSAPALQNATAVIVHSFEAMYQFRDLLPDILVQRIPLQYSRATPLTEMNASEVRKRLGMHPDRLIFVALGLATVQKRLDSLISALGAIQDQIPPFELWVVGELPDSLGLRELAIESGLANHMHVTGRVDMDTFQAFIDHSDVVVNLRFPSAGESSATLIRAMGAGKPCVVFDYGTALDYPDGTLVRIPLEVSSHTGLANSLRELACDENARRQTGAAAAEYIARWHEVDQCADSYAKVMLAAANERDEPSR, encoded by the coding sequence GTGTTCAAAAAGTTTTTCGAAAAGATCGGCACTTTGATCGGTCGAGATCCCAATGCACAGAATCGCTCATTCAGTCTGCAGGAGGTTCAGCGAATCCTTGATCAGCATCACGCTGCGTTGCTGGAGTTGTACGGCGTCCCGATCGAGGAACTCCGGGCTCGCCTGCTCCGGCATAGGATCCTCGACGACACATCCTCGGCGGGCAACTCGCTATCCAATTCACCTGCAAACGAGCGTGCATTCGGTGGTGACTGGGCGATCTTCACCCCGCTTCCACCAACGACCTCTGGCATCTCGGATTACGCCGCGGAACTGGCTCCGTCACTGGCTTCCCGACTGAACGCCACCTACATCATTGCCGACGATGCACCGGCGCCAGACCCAAACCTTTTTGGCTTCGCCGTCCAGCGACTCAGCGAATGGAAGTCCAATCAGGAACGGGACCGCGCGACTCCTCGGCTCTACCATCTCGGGAACAGCAGCATTCACGACTACATCCTTCAAGAGGCCATGCAGCAGCCCGGTGTCGTCGTGTTGCACGACAGGGTCCTGCACCATCTCTTCGAACAAACCACTCTTCGGCGAGGCGATTCTCACACGTTCAAAAAATTTGCCCTCGAACACCACGGCCCCTTGGGGGCGATGATCGCCGATCTAGCCGAGCGTGAATTGTCAGGCGATGCCTTTCGGTTCGGCTTGCCCTTGAGTGCCCCCGCCTTGCAGAACGCGACGGCTGTGATTGTGCATTCCTTTGAAGCGATGTACCAATTCCGAGACCTGCTGCCCGACATTCTCGTTCAAAGAATCCCACTGCAATATTCGCGGGCAACGCCGCTCACTGAAATGAACGCGAGCGAAGTTCGCAAGCGACTTGGAATGCACCCTGATCGACTGATCTTCGTGGCGTTGGGATTGGCAACCGTCCAGAAGCGATTGGACAGTCTCATCTCCGCACTCGGTGCCATCCAAGACCAAATCCCGCCGTTTGAATTGTGGGTGGTCGGCGAGTTGCCTGATTCACTCGGCCTGAGAGAGCTTGCCATTGAATCCGGATTGGCAAACCACATGCATGTGACCGGCCGAGTTGACATGGACACCTTCCAAGCGTTCATCGACCACAGTGACGTTGTTGTGAACCTGCGTTTCCCTTCCGCTGGCGAATCATCGGCAACGCTGATCAGAGCAATGGGAGCCGGCAAGCCCTGTGTCGTCTTCGACTATGGAACAGCCCTGGACTACCCCGATGGCACTCTGGTGAGGATCCCCTTGGAGGTTTCATCCCACACGGGGCTGGCGAACTCCCTTCGCGAGTTAGCCTGTGACGAAAATGCTCGGCGGCAAACAGGGGCGGCGGCAGCAGAGTACATCGCCCGATGGCACGAGGTGGATCAATGCGCGGACTCCTACGCGAAGGTCATGTTGGCGGCCGCAAACGAACGCGATGAACCATCTCGTTGA
- a CDS encoding PqqD family protein, producing MYFAINSPALSHNAFDDETIVIHFATGNYFSLREMAETIWQRLEQQPLTVSAIVDASEGAPPEAAAEVESFLKQLLQNDLVCELQDHASPESVESLGAWRTPTMEVFDDMKNMLLGDVIHDTDKAGWPQMVQDDQTAPGTR from the coding sequence ATGTATTTCGCGATCAATTCGCCAGCGCTTTCGCACAATGCTTTTGACGATGAAACAATCGTCATCCATTTCGCGACCGGGAACTACTTCAGTTTGCGAGAGATGGCAGAAACGATTTGGCAACGCTTGGAACAGCAGCCCTTGACGGTTTCTGCGATCGTGGACGCGTCGGAGGGAGCACCCCCGGAAGCGGCAGCCGAAGTGGAGAGCTTTTTGAAGCAACTGCTGCAGAATGATCTCGTCTGTGAACTGCAGGATCATGCCAGCCCTGAATCGGTCGAGAGCCTCGGAGCTTGGCGCACGCCGACCATGGAAGTCTTCGACGATATGAAAAACATGTTGCTCGGGGACGTCATCCACGACACCGACAAGGCTGGCTGGCCTCAGATGGTCCAAGACGACCAGACTGCTCCTGGCACCCGCTAA
- a CDS encoding serine kinase, with protein sequence MTTITTRDDSQAALKRQFDRVAESDGLVERRLSIGGRQVCLKFAGQPLLRRLMPALEHHPEGSGPTELTIHFWDSATPPVEHSLAEWTGLQSVIRPASDSCWTLIEPGIGLFSRLTQDGNAFVCCRNGDELPVWESAVPMRSLLNAWSAPHGSVVHGAAVGNDQAAVLLAGVGGSGKSSTALTCLAEPDLCHLGDDLVMLTNDPQPLVNSLYNSAKLLPDNLRRFSDLSLSVNPTLPRNPEKETYFLFPQFAEKLAMQRPLKAILLPRVSGETQTSLVPASQADAWHAIVPVTLTLLGGTRPENIQAIAEIIKRVPVYRLNLGSDRTGIAPVIRRVLDGHELEEGVSR encoded by the coding sequence ATGACAACGATCACAACCCGCGATGATTCTCAGGCTGCTTTGAAGCGGCAGTTTGACCGTGTCGCCGAAAGCGATGGCTTGGTCGAAAGGCGATTGTCGATTGGTGGACGTCAGGTTTGTTTGAAGTTCGCTGGTCAGCCGTTGCTGCGTCGATTGATGCCGGCTTTGGAACACCACCCTGAAGGCAGTGGTCCGACCGAACTGACCATTCATTTTTGGGATAGCGCCACGCCGCCGGTGGAGCACTCGTTGGCGGAGTGGACCGGTTTGCAATCCGTCATTCGCCCGGCCAGCGACTCGTGCTGGACTTTGATTGAACCGGGGATTGGTTTGTTCAGTCGGCTGACGCAGGATGGGAATGCGTTTGTTTGCTGTCGAAATGGCGATGAGCTGCCGGTTTGGGAATCCGCGGTTCCGATGCGCTCGTTGTTGAACGCATGGTCTGCACCGCACGGGAGCGTGGTTCATGGTGCCGCGGTGGGAAACGATCAGGCGGCGGTTCTACTGGCGGGAGTGGGTGGGTCGGGGAAATCCAGCACCGCGCTGACCTGTCTTGCCGAGCCAGATCTTTGTCATTTGGGCGATGACCTCGTCATGCTCACCAACGATCCGCAGCCCTTGGTCAACAGCCTGTACAACTCTGCAAAACTGCTGCCGGATAATCTTCGCCGTTTCAGTGATCTGTCGCTGTCGGTCAATCCGACCCTGCCACGCAATCCAGAAAAAGAGACTTACTTTTTGTTTCCGCAATTCGCGGAAAAGTTGGCGATGCAGCGGCCCCTGAAAGCGATCCTGCTGCCGAGAGTCAGTGGCGAAACTCAGACCAGTCTGGTCCCGGCTTCCCAAGCCGACGCCTGGCACGCAATTGTGCCCGTCACGCTGACGTTGTTGGGTGGCACTCGGCCCGAGAACATTCAGGCGATTGCGGAGATCATCAAACGTGTTCCGGTCTATCGCTTGAATCTGGGCTCGGATCGCACCGGGATTGCTCCCGTCATTCGTCGGGTGCTGGACGGACATGAGCTCGAAGAAGGAGTCTCGCGGTGA
- a CDS encoding glycosyltransferase family 2 protein yields the protein MKETISVVIPAYNAEPFLAEAIESCLAQTRQPNQIIVIDDGSTDRTAEVARGFSDDVTLVCLERCGAGVARNAGLAAATGDYIAMLDADDRMTPDRLQLQIDLFDARPEIDIAYGHQLIFQDGEDPVEQHQQGTGRVLTPCVTGTVTCRRSVFDDVGPFSEDPETIEVLDWFARAEDKGILSVSVEQIVLYRRQHASNWSTLNRLKYVHMLKTVLDRRRAQ from the coding sequence GTGAAGGAAACCATCAGTGTTGTGATCCCGGCCTACAACGCCGAGCCGTTTCTGGCCGAGGCGATTGAGAGTTGCCTTGCGCAAACGCGGCAACCCAATCAGATCATCGTGATCGATGATGGGTCAACGGATCGCACAGCAGAGGTTGCACGCGGGTTCTCGGATGACGTCACGCTGGTTTGTTTGGAAAGATGCGGCGCCGGTGTTGCTCGCAACGCGGGTCTTGCCGCTGCGACAGGTGACTACATCGCGATGCTGGATGCCGATGATCGGATGACGCCGGATCGACTTCAGTTGCAAATCGATCTGTTCGATGCCCGTCCGGAGATTGACATCGCTTATGGTCATCAACTGATTTTCCAAGATGGGGAAGACCCGGTGGAGCAACATCAACAGGGCACGGGGCGTGTTCTGACTCCATGCGTGACTGGGACGGTGACGTGCCGCCGGAGCGTCTTCGATGATGTCGGTCCGTTTTCGGAAGATCCTGAGACGATCGAGGTGCTCGATTGGTTTGCTCGGGCGGAAGACAAAGGGATTCTTTCCGTCAGCGTTGAGCAGATTGTCCTTTATCGACGGCAGCATGCCAGCAATTGGTCCACTCTGAACCGCTTGAAATACGTTCATATGCTGAAAACGGTATTGGACCGGAGACGGGCCCAGTGA
- a CDS encoding nucleotidyltransferase domain-containing protein, with amino-acid sequence MTFLARWMDGDQTWPRGCWPNEAQRLLLQACLLEDDAAATRAWQKWEELVPWDFIDFGSHRLLLLLHDRLRRLGLTSRNQGRLAGVARYYWVQTELRQRQAIAILQLFENAQIPTLLLKGAALNATVYRTGFRAMNDLDVAVRREDAPRAVQLLNEAGAAPPTSVSDDSFRVGHGTNFSLGNGTEVDLHWDFFHSRSLSSDQQQSLWDASLPVKIGPASSRVLCPADQLLHTCEHGVRYNETPPFRWLADSFQIIRAAGTDLDWQRLAAQAREWNAVLQVRRSLQWLNDHLDLPIPDEALANLDESKVSLANRLEYRVTGQRGIAGQHTFWQTFPEHVFAWHRQGRLGSLVKYHCLQHNISQNHGARWLEFTKLGVLQTASRVKAVVPSVRKVHRFVVSTLADDEIIGCHEVERSGHRTFRWTSGESTLVVTLPRGDYDVDVQVFPWRDWGADLASELRVDFNRNVCLISPLGNRNRVLRFSIQRDMFGSASQQRLTFRCGSFRDVPEDEKRHLGLPLKAVCFRPRKCAGIES; translated from the coding sequence GTGACGTTTTTGGCGCGTTGGATGGATGGGGATCAAACTTGGCCGCGTGGTTGTTGGCCGAACGAGGCACAGCGGTTGTTGCTGCAAGCGTGTTTGCTCGAAGACGATGCCGCCGCGACACGTGCTTGGCAGAAATGGGAAGAGTTGGTCCCGTGGGACTTCATCGATTTCGGCTCGCATCGATTGTTGTTGTTGCTGCATGATCGTTTGCGTCGCCTCGGTCTGACATCGCGGAATCAAGGCCGGTTGGCTGGCGTGGCTCGCTACTATTGGGTGCAGACGGAATTGCGCCAGCGGCAAGCGATTGCGATTCTTCAGCTCTTCGAGAACGCCCAGATTCCAACGTTGCTGCTCAAGGGAGCCGCACTGAACGCGACGGTGTACCGGACTGGGTTTCGTGCTATGAACGACCTGGATGTGGCGGTCCGCCGCGAAGATGCTCCGCGGGCCGTTCAGCTTTTGAACGAAGCGGGGGCCGCACCACCGACAAGCGTGTCGGATGATTCGTTTCGTGTTGGGCATGGCACCAACTTCAGTCTGGGCAACGGCACCGAGGTTGATCTTCACTGGGACTTTTTCCACAGTCGTTCGCTGTCGTCTGATCAGCAGCAATCGTTGTGGGATGCCAGTTTGCCAGTGAAAATTGGACCCGCCAGCAGTCGTGTGTTGTGTCCCGCTGATCAACTGTTGCACACCTGTGAGCATGGCGTTCGATACAACGAAACCCCGCCGTTTCGTTGGCTGGCGGACTCCTTTCAAATCATTCGAGCGGCGGGAACCGATTTGGATTGGCAGCGACTCGCCGCGCAGGCGAGGGAATGGAATGCTGTGTTGCAGGTTCGTCGAAGTCTGCAATGGCTGAACGATCACTTGGATCTGCCGATTCCAGACGAGGCCTTGGCAAACCTGGATGAGAGCAAGGTGTCGCTTGCCAACCGTTTGGAGTACCGGGTGACAGGGCAGCGGGGAATCGCGGGGCAGCATACTTTTTGGCAGACGTTCCCGGAGCATGTTTTCGCGTGGCATCGTCAAGGACGCCTTGGTTCGCTTGTCAAATACCACTGCTTGCAACACAACATCAGCCAGAACCATGGGGCTCGATGGTTGGAATTCACCAAGCTTGGGGTGCTGCAAACCGCGTCTCGGGTGAAAGCGGTGGTTCCGTCCGTTCGAAAGGTGCATCGCTTCGTCGTCAGTACTCTGGCGGATGACGAAATCATCGGTTGCCATGAAGTCGAACGATCGGGGCATCGAACGTTCCGCTGGACCAGTGGTGAGTCAACGCTGGTCGTGACGCTCCCACGCGGTGACTACGACGTTGATGTTCAGGTGTTTCCGTGGCGTGATTGGGGGGCCGATTTGGCTTCGGAATTGCGAGTCGATTTCAATCGAAACGTTTGTTTGATCAGTCCGTTAGGGAATCGCAATCGTGTTTTGCGGTTTTCAATTCAGCGTGATATGTTTGGCTCCGCGTCGCAGCAGCGTCTCACATTTCGATGTGGCAGCTTTCGAGATGTACCGGAAGACGAAAAGCGGCATCTTGGGCTTCCGTTGAAAGCGGTTTGCTTTCGGCCACGAAAATGCGCGGGCATTGAGTCGTGA
- a CDS encoding glycosyltransferase family 4 protein yields MNERTQRRLLIDGTKLADSVSDGIRRYVSGLLGAMRAVADPHPEWAVDVHVGSRIIPLAEIDSWLTLPEPQATGAGQFFRGTLDLIRLQHHVRTSRYDVVHQTMPNTFHTFRRFRGGRLVTVHDLSHLACPQWQAAVNSESLERGLLDATERNAWFSTDTDFIRQEMITRCGLSNIAVTGAGCDRSIFHSQYSQEAKDAVRRKYAMPDAPFLLSVGTLEPRKNLLGTVRAYRRLLETNPQTPIELVIVGKYGWGDLGEVFEAAKDCDRIHWLGSVPDEDLPLIYSQAEALSYVSHYEGFGLPPLESMNCGVPVIYGSGTAVAEVVADAGWAADPNDIEQIGGCFVELVTRPDLREERSRKAIARSEQFDWQRVAEAMWEQYMLVAESSASRLAGGCES; encoded by the coding sequence GTGAACGAACGCACCCAACGACGTCTCTTGATCGACGGAACGAAGCTGGCCGATTCGGTGTCCGATGGGATCCGCCGGTACGTTTCAGGGCTTCTTGGTGCGATGAGAGCGGTTGCGGATCCGCATCCTGAGTGGGCCGTGGATGTCCATGTCGGTTCACGTATCATCCCGCTCGCTGAAATTGACTCGTGGCTGACGCTGCCGGAACCGCAAGCGACTGGGGCAGGGCAGTTTTTTCGAGGGACGTTGGACCTGATTCGTTTGCAGCATCATGTGCGGACGTCGCGGTACGATGTCGTGCATCAAACCATGCCGAATACCTTTCACACGTTTCGGCGTTTTCGAGGCGGCCGCTTGGTCACGGTTCATGATCTTTCCCATTTGGCATGCCCTCAGTGGCAGGCCGCTGTGAACAGCGAAAGCTTGGAACGCGGGCTGCTCGATGCCACCGAGCGAAACGCTTGGTTCAGCACGGACACGGATTTCATCCGCCAGGAAATGATCACCCGTTGTGGTCTGTCGAACATCGCTGTCACCGGTGCCGGTTGCGATCGATCCATTTTCCATTCGCAATATTCGCAAGAAGCGAAAGACGCTGTCAGGCGGAAGTATGCGATGCCCGACGCTCCGTTTTTGCTTTCGGTTGGGACCTTGGAGCCGCGGAAAAATTTGTTGGGGACGGTGCGAGCTTACCGGCGATTATTGGAAACGAACCCGCAAACGCCGATCGAGCTGGTCATCGTTGGGAAATACGGTTGGGGCGATCTCGGTGAGGTGTTCGAGGCCGCGAAAGATTGCGATCGGATCCACTGGCTCGGGAGTGTTCCGGACGAGGATTTGCCACTGATTTATTCTCAAGCGGAGGCCCTGTCGTATGTCTCGCACTACGAAGGATTCGGCTTGCCACCGCTGGAATCGATGAATTGTGGTGTGCCCGTGATTTATGGTTCCGGGACCGCGGTGGCCGAGGTGGTTGCGGACGCAGGTTGGGCAGCCGATCCCAACGACATCGAACAGATCGGCGGTTGTTTTGTTGAACTGGTCACTCGCCCTGATCTTCGCGAAGAACGGTCTCGAAAGGCGATTGCTCGGTCGGAACAGTTCGATTGGCAACGCGTTGCCGAAGCGATGTGGGAGCAATACATGCTCGTCGCGGAAAGTTCTGCCTCTCGGTTGGCAGGCGGATGCGAGTCATGA